A stretch of Anaerolineales bacterium DNA encodes these proteins:
- a CDS encoding cytochrome c maturation protein CcmE — translation MTQSERTNVEHSSVSRGKFIIGGLMILAALIYLIVASTSAAAQYYLTIDELITKGEEVKDRNLKISGAVDGDTIRYDAETLTLQFTLVNSPADLDEIEQAGGLAEVLYRAVNDPTATRLQVEYYGPKPDLLRDEAQAIVTGHIGDDGVFYADELLLKCPTRYEDEVPLQAGEG, via the coding sequence ATGACCCAATCCGAGCGTACCAACGTCGAACATTCATCCGTAAGTCGGGGAAAATTCATCATCGGTGGGTTGATGATCCTGGCGGCGTTGATCTATTTGATCGTGGCTTCCACCAGCGCCGCAGCGCAATACTATCTCACCATCGATGAACTCATCACGAAGGGCGAGGAAGTAAAGGATCGCAATCTCAAGATCTCCGGCGCGGTCGATGGAGATACGATACGCTACGATGCTGAGACACTCACGCTGCAGTTCACACTGGTCAACAGTCCCGCGGACTTGGATGAAATCGAGCAGGCCGGCGGTCTTGCGGAAGTCCTCTATCGGGCCGTCAACGATCCGACGGCCACCCGATTGCAGGTGGAATACTATGGCCCGAAACCCGATTTACTGCGTGATGAGGCGCAGGCAATCGTCACCGGACACATCGGGGATGACGGTGTTTTTTACGCAGATGAATTGCTGCTGAAATGCCCGACGCGTTATGAGGACGAGGTGCCGCTGCAAGCCGGAGAAGGCTGA
- a CDS encoding TlpA disulfide reductase family protein codes for MQNQEKQSGARGWGVFIAWALIIGILALLAFGLLDANRGPMKIGEPAPDFVLHTFDGDQIDTSTLRGQVILVNVWASWCTTCVYEAEDLERAYQMYRDQGVVFLGVDWSDTETKANEYLQRFGITYPNGPDLGGQIYKDYRVRGVPETFIIGPDGLLASMQIGAYASLDEIVRSIELALDF; via the coding sequence ATGCAGAATCAAGAAAAGCAATCGGGTGCAAGGGGTTGGGGTGTCTTCATCGCATGGGCCCTCATCATCGGTATCCTGGCTTTACTCGCATTTGGACTGCTCGATGCAAACCGTGGTCCGATGAAAATTGGTGAACCGGCACCAGATTTTGTACTGCATACTTTCGACGGCGATCAAATCGACACAAGTACCCTGCGCGGCCAGGTGATCCTGGTCAACGTCTGGGCTTCCTGGTGCACTACCTGCGTGTACGAAGCCGAGGATCTGGAACGGGCCTATCAAATGTATCGCGACCAGGGCGTGGTGTTTCTGGGTGTGGATTGGTCGGACACGGAAACGAAGGCGAACGAATATCTGCAGCGATTCGGCATTACCTATCCCAATGGACCTGATCTTGGCGGTCAGATTTACAAGGATTATCGTGTTAGAGGCGTGCCGGAGACTTTCATTATCGGGCCGGATGGCCTGCTTGCGAGCATGCAGATCGGCGCCTACGCATCGTTGGACGAGATCGTGCGCTCGATCGAACTGGCTTTGGATTTTTAG
- the ccmA gene encoding heme ABC exporter ATP-binding protein CcmA: protein MIEARKIVKRFGLKPVLRGVDFHVERGEFVALVGPNGAGKTTFLRILASLARPNLGELRVAGFVLPAQAAAVRRSIGVLSHQPLLYGDLTAEENLRFYGKMYAVQDLEGRIGETLHLVGLHRRRRDLVRSFSRGMQQRLAIARATLHEPVLLLFDEPHTGLDPDAAAMLDDLLREVAQRGRTIVMTSHDLQRASGLATRVDILSKGRIAASFQRGEIDPQRLPEMYQSVTRE from the coding sequence ATGATTGAAGCCAGGAAGATCGTTAAACGATTTGGGCTCAAGCCCGTTCTGCGCGGCGTCGATTTTCATGTCGAACGCGGCGAATTCGTCGCCCTCGTTGGACCGAACGGCGCAGGTAAGACGACGTTCTTGCGCATCCTCGCTTCGCTGGCCAGACCCAATCTAGGGGAACTGCGTGTGGCCGGATTCGTGTTGCCGGCGCAAGCGGCTGCCGTGCGGCGGTCGATCGGCGTGTTATCACACCAACCACTGCTCTACGGGGATCTGACGGCGGAGGAAAACCTGCGCTTTTACGGGAAGATGTACGCCGTCCAAGACCTGGAAGGCCGGATCGGCGAAACCCTGCACCTGGTCGGATTGCACCGCCGCCGCCGTGATCTCGTCCGCAGCTTTTCCCGCGGCATGCAGCAGCGTCTGGCCATCGCACGGGCCACGCTGCACGAGCCGGTGCTGCTCCTTTTCGACGAGCCGCACACGGGGCTCGATCCCGATGCGGCGGCGATGTTGGATGATTTACTGCGGGAGGTCGCCCAGCGCGGGCGCACAATCGTGATGACCTCCCATGATTTACAGCGGGCTTCCGGTCTGGCAACCCGGGTGGATATTTTATCGAAAGGCAGGATCGCAGCATCGTTCCAACGCGGGGAGATCGATCCGCAGCGCTTGCCGGAGATGTACCAGTCGGTGACGCGTGAATAG
- the ccsA gene encoding cytochrome c biogenesis protein CcsA, which translates to MEPMPKALKVLNWLTGALFLAALYLSLFFAPREAVMGDVQRVFYFHVAAGWVGALAFLVAAAAGVLLLIRREHRWDGVALASVEIGVVFTFINIVSGSIWARPIWNTWWTWDPRLVTATIMELIYLAYLLLREGVEDPDRRARFAAVYSILGFLTVPLTFLSIRIFRTIHPVVVGSGDPTATGAFDMSPRMRVAFFFSLLTFTFVYATLLWHRLRLYRLSEKLDTLKIKLLS; encoded by the coding sequence ATGGAACCGATGCCGAAGGCACTCAAAGTATTGAATTGGCTCACCGGCGCGCTGTTTCTCGCCGCGCTTTACTTGTCGCTGTTCTTCGCCCCGCGTGAAGCGGTGATGGGAGACGTGCAGCGGGTGTTCTATTTTCACGTTGCGGCAGGCTGGGTGGGTGCGTTGGCTTTCCTCGTCGCTGCTGCGGCGGGCGTCTTACTCCTGATTCGCCGGGAACACCGCTGGGACGGGGTCGCCCTGGCTTCGGTCGAGATCGGCGTGGTTTTTACCTTCATCAACATCGTCAGCGGTTCCATCTGGGCGCGGCCGATATGGAACACGTGGTGGACCTGGGATCCGCGCCTGGTTACGGCGACGATCATGGAGTTGATTTACCTGGCCTACCTCCTGCTGCGCGAGGGTGTGGAAGATCCGGACCGCCGCGCCCGCTTCGCCGCCGTGTACAGCATCCTCGGTTTCCTGACCGTGCCGTTGACTTTTCTCTCGATTCGCATTTTTCGCACGATTCATCCCGTCGTCGTGGGCAGCGGCGATCCGACAGCGACCGGAGCGTTCGACATGAGCCCCAGGATGCGCGTGGCTTTCTTTTTCAGTCTGCTTACGTTCACGTTCGTTTATGCGACCTTGCTCTGGCACCGCTTGCGCCTGTACAGGCTGTCGGAGAAACTGGACACGTTGAAGATCAAGCTGCTGTCTTGA
- a CDS encoding cytochrome c3 family protein, which translates to MWFKRRSVILILASIPLLAIAFSLTFTPTQATESPTNRTPQIADNDACFACHATPGLQITLPSGEELYLTVDRDTYNASVHGQGGYACIQCHTDVSEYPHPQIEAETRRDFTLQLYTVCITCHQDKYAETLDSVHQQALAGGNQNAAVCTDCHGAHDTQPPGVPRSAIPKTCDRCHSQIYDLYKNSVHGAALIEDGNPDVPTCTDCHGVHDVEGPSNSPFRLFSPQICAKCHSDPKMMDKYGISTNVFNTYVSDFHGTTVVLFEKLAPDQQTNKPVCIDCHGVHDMQQVNAPESSVMKQNLLATCRKCHPDASANFPSSWLSHYVPSPTRDRMVYYVGLFYKILIPTVVGGMLIFVISDAINRIRSRRKERRNA; encoded by the coding sequence ATGTGGTTCAAGCGTCGATCTGTCATTTTAATCCTGGCCAGTATCCCGCTTCTCGCGATCGCGTTTAGCTTGACTTTTACCCCGACGCAAGCGACGGAGTCACCCACAAATCGTACGCCACAAATAGCCGACAACGATGCGTGTTTTGCATGTCACGCTACGCCGGGCCTGCAAATTACACTTCCGTCCGGGGAAGAATTGTATCTTACCGTCGACCGCGATACTTACAATGCGTCTGTCCACGGCCAGGGCGGTTACGCATGCATTCAATGCCACACGGATGTTTCCGAATACCCCCATCCGCAGATCGAAGCCGAAACTCGCAGGGATTTCACGCTCCAGCTCTACACGGTTTGCATCACCTGCCATCAAGACAAATACGCCGAAACGCTGGACAGCGTTCATCAGCAGGCGCTCGCGGGCGGCAATCAAAACGCGGCCGTCTGCACGGATTGCCACGGCGCCCACGACACGCAGCCTCCTGGCGTGCCGCGCAGCGCCATACCAAAAACCTGTGATCGCTGCCATTCACAGATCTATGACCTTTATAAAAACAGCGTCCACGGCGCGGCGCTGATTGAAGACGGAAATCCGGACGTACCGACTTGTACGGATTGTCACGGCGTGCACGACGTGGAAGGCCCTTCTAACAGCCCGTTTCGCCTCTTCTCACCACAAATTTGCGCCAAATGTCACTCCGATCCGAAGATGATGGACAAATACGGCATCAGCACCAACGTGTTCAATACGTATGTGTCCGATTTCCACGGCACGACGGTCGTGCTGTTCGAAAAACTCGCCCCAGACCAGCAGACCAACAAGCCGGTTTGCATCGACTGCCACGGCGTACACGACATGCAGCAAGTCAATGCACCGGAAAGCTCCGTAATGAAGCAGAATCTGCTTGCCACGTGTCGGAAATGCCACCCCGACGCTTCCGCCAATTTCCCCAGCAGTTGGTTGAGTCATTACGTTCCCAGTCCGACCAGGGATCGCATGGTGTACTACGTCGGACTGTTCTACAAGATCCTCATTCCCACGGTCGTCGGCGGCATGTTGATTTTCGTAATCTCGGACGCTATTAATCGAATTCGAAGTCGCCGCAAGGAGCGCCGCAATGCCTGA
- a CDS encoding fumarate hydratase → MRDLTDAFVELIRLASTDLSPDVEKALVAAREREAHGSAARGAMDSILRNVNLARQNSTPICQDTGTPIFYVRHSRDWSTRALRDQIRAAVARATARAYLRPNAVDAISGVNSGNNLGDDAFPTIHFEETEDETLTVDLMLKGGGCENVGAQYSLPNRALGAGRDLEGVRKVALDAVFKAQGKGCAPGILGIAVGGDRGSSYAASKEVLLRKLDEPNPVDELGQLEERLNSEASQLGIGPMGFGGETTVLGVKICGMHRLPASYFVSVSYMCWAYRRRRMIVRGDEVIYE, encoded by the coding sequence ATGCGAGATCTGACGGATGCGTTTGTAGAGTTGATCCGGCTGGCTTCGACCGATCTTTCTCCCGACGTCGAGAAAGCGCTGGTCGCCGCCCGCGAGCGAGAAGCCCATGGCTCGGCGGCGAGAGGCGCGATGGACAGCATCTTGCGCAACGTCAACCTGGCGCGGCAGAATTCGACGCCGATTTGCCAGGATACAGGCACGCCGATCTTCTACGTTCGTCATTCCCGGGATTGGAGCACGCGTGCGCTGCGCGATCAAATCCGCGCGGCTGTAGCGCGGGCGACGGCCAGGGCCTATCTGCGCCCCAATGCCGTCGACGCCATCAGCGGCGTAAACAGCGGGAACAACCTGGGGGACGACGCCTTTCCCACGATTCACTTCGAGGAAACGGAAGATGAGACCCTGACCGTCGACTTGATGCTCAAAGGCGGCGGATGCGAAAACGTCGGTGCGCAGTATTCCCTGCCAAACCGCGCGCTGGGCGCAGGAAGAGACCTGGAAGGTGTGCGCAAAGTCGCCCTGGATGCGGTGTTCAAAGCGCAAGGCAAAGGATGCGCGCCCGGGATTCTCGGGATTGCCGTTGGCGGCGATCGTGGATCCTCGTACGCCGCTTCGAAAGAAGTCCTGCTGCGCAAGTTGGACGAGCCCAACCCGGTAGATGAATTGGGCCAGCTGGAGGAACGCTTGAACTCGGAAGCCAGCCAACTCGGCATCGGCCCGATGGGATTCGGCGGCGAGACGACCGTACTGGGCGTGAAGATTTGTGGGATGCACCGTCTCCCCGCCAGCTATTTCGTTTCCGTATCCTACATGTGCTGGGCCTATCGGAGAAGGCGCATGATCGTGCGCGGCGATGAAGTGATTTACGAATAG
- a CDS encoding cytochrome c-type biogenesis protein CcmH yields MRKRILAGLLAFLILMMLQSTLAAGAQEEQPTDDEVNAIAKKLYCPVCENTPLDVCGTQACIDWRAEIRLKLSEGWSEDQIIQYFVEQHGAQVLPEPPAEGFNLLVYVLPVAIFLVGVWILVKASRTWRKPAEELSAAPQVERDPYMERMEEQLRRRQEDA; encoded by the coding sequence GTGCGAAAGCGGATTCTAGCAGGGCTGTTGGCTTTTCTCATTTTGATGATGCTGCAATCTACGCTTGCTGCAGGTGCACAGGAAGAGCAGCCTACGGACGACGAAGTCAATGCGATCGCCAAGAAGCTGTACTGCCCGGTTTGTGAAAACACACCGCTCGATGTTTGCGGGACGCAGGCGTGTATCGACTGGCGGGCAGAAATTCGGCTGAAGCTGTCCGAGGGTTGGAGTGAAGATCAGATCATCCAGTACTTCGTCGAACAACACGGGGCGCAGGTTTTACCCGAGCCGCCGGCCGAAGGCTTCAACCTTCTCGTCTACGTCCTTCCGGTGGCCATTTTCCTGGTGGGGGTCTGGATACTGGTTAAGGCATCTCGAACCTGGCGCAAACCGGCCGAAGAGCTGTCCGCAGCACCGCAGGTAGAGAGAGATCCCTACATGGAGCGTATGGAGGAACAATTGCGCAGGCGTCAGGAAGACGCATAA
- a CDS encoding cytochrome b/b6 domain-containing protein, with translation MPEKQAKHLRFTLPMRIEHWVLVASFSTLALTGLVQKFAEGIIADRIIGFLGGIETVRLIHHFAAIVLMLLAVYHIGSVSYKLFVRRVRPSMLPTLTDVRTAIQAFRYNLRLGKVKKPQQGRFTFEEKIEYWAVIWGTMVMAITGFMMWNPIATTRFLPGEVIPAAKAAHGGEALLAVLAIIVWHLYHVHIRQFNKSMFTGHLSEDEMREEHPLELADRKAGVAERPIDPTAFARRRRIFVPVYALFAAVMIFGIVAFVALEKTAISTYPPAENVVVYTPLTPTPLPTPLPTVPVLPSAPSTWEGFAAIFQDKCVMCHSGESARNGLDLTSYQSLLKGGVTGPALILGDAENSLIVILQSTGNHPGQLSGEELAALRKWIDEGAPEN, from the coding sequence ATGCCTGAGAAGCAAGCCAAACACTTGCGTTTCACCCTACCCATGCGAATCGAGCACTGGGTGCTGGTTGCGAGTTTCTCGACCCTGGCGCTGACGGGTTTGGTACAGAAATTCGCTGAGGGAATCATTGCTGACCGAATCATCGGCTTCCTCGGCGGGATCGAGACGGTACGCCTGATCCACCATTTCGCCGCCATCGTCCTCATGCTTTTGGCGGTTTACCACATCGGCAGCGTCTCCTACAAGCTGTTCGTCCGTCGGGTACGACCCAGCATGCTGCCCACGCTCACTGACGTTCGCACTGCGATCCAGGCCTTTCGCTACAATCTCCGCCTGGGGAAAGTCAAAAAGCCACAACAGGGGCGGTTCACGTTCGAGGAAAAAATCGAGTATTGGGCCGTGATATGGGGCACGATGGTGATGGCGATCACCGGATTCATGATGTGGAATCCGATCGCGACCACGCGCTTCCTGCCGGGAGAGGTCATTCCCGCGGCGAAAGCCGCACATGGTGGAGAAGCCCTGCTGGCCGTGCTGGCCATCATCGTTTGGCACTTGTATCACGTGCATATCCGCCAATTCAATAAAAGTATGTTCACCGGCCATCTCAGCGAAGATGAAATGCGCGAAGAGCACCCGCTCGAACTCGCCGATCGCAAGGCCGGCGTCGCCGAACGCCCCATCGATCCAACGGCTTTTGCACGTCGACGGCGAATTTTTGTACCGGTATATGCCCTTTTTGCGGCCGTCATGATTTTCGGCATCGTCGCCTTCGTAGCATTAGAAAAGACAGCCATCTCAACCTATCCCCCGGCCGAGAACGTCGTCGTGTATACCCCACTTACGCCAACTCCTTTGCCCACGCCACTGCCCACAGTACCCGTTCTGCCTTCGGCACCGTCCACTTGGGAGGGTTTTGCTGCAATCTTCCAAGATAAATGCGTCATGTGTCACTCGGGAGAATCGGCAAGGAATGGCCTCGATCTGACTTCGTATCAATCACTTTTAAAGGGTGGTGTTACCGGCCCAGCCCTCATCCTCGGAGATGCGGAAAACAGCCTTATCGTCATTCTGCAATCCACCGGCAATCATCCCGGCCAGCTCAGTGGGGAGGAGTTGGCGGCCCTGCGGAAATGGATCGACGAAGGCGCGCCAGAGAACTGA
- a CDS encoding heme exporter protein CcmB: MNRSAESGSPAVHAGEKSTVRGYLRVIRAIVWKDLAAELRSREMMSAMLVFALLVVIIFNFALELDVRTRENATAGVLWVTFAFAGTLGLNRSIAIEKDRGCLDGLLLAPIDRSALYFGKVMSNLLFMLAVEAVIFPLYSVLYNVNLFVPGLLLVVFLGSWGYVAVGTLLAAMTVQTRTRDVLLPILLFPVVLPVLVPALKASDAYLQGLEMPAIMPWLNLLIVYDVIFTALAFMGFDYIVEE; this comes from the coding sequence GTGAATAGAAGCGCGGAATCCGGATCCCCGGCTGTCCATGCCGGGGAAAAATCGACTGTGCGCGGGTATCTGCGTGTCATCCGTGCCATCGTCTGGAAGGATCTCGCTGCGGAACTGCGCAGCCGGGAAATGATGAGCGCCATGCTGGTGTTCGCCCTGCTCGTGGTGATCATTTTCAACTTTGCCCTCGAACTCGATGTTCGTACCCGCGAGAATGCCACGGCCGGCGTTTTGTGGGTGACATTCGCTTTTGCGGGGACGCTGGGACTGAATCGCTCCATCGCTATAGAAAAAGACCGCGGCTGTCTGGACGGCCTGCTCCTGGCGCCGATCGATCGCAGCGCCCTGTATTTTGGGAAAGTGATGAGCAACCTGCTCTTCATGCTGGCCGTCGAGGCGGTTATTTTCCCGCTGTACAGCGTGCTCTACAACGTCAATCTTTTCGTGCCCGGTCTGTTACTGGTCGTGTTCCTGGGTTCCTGGGGATACGTCGCCGTGGGTACGCTGCTGGCCGCGATGACCGTCCAGACCCGCACGCGTGACGTACTGCTGCCGATTCTGCTCTTTCCGGTGGTGCTTCCCGTGCTCGTTCCTGCCCTCAAGGCGAGCGACGCTTATCTCCAGGGTCTCGAGATGCCCGCCATCATGCCCTGGCTGAACCTCTTGATCGTCTATGACGTCATTTTTACCGCCCTGGCGTTCATGGGTTTCGATTACATCGTCGAGGAGTAG
- a CDS encoding heme lyase CcmF/NrfE family subunit: protein MIADIGYISLIIALFTALYSAVAAVYGARRDEPRFIESARHAMLLTWPLLSLSTVALVWLLVDGQFQIQYVASVTSNSMPTYLKITALWGGQEGSLLFWAWLMSAFAFAVSVRKWDRDREFLPWVVFVAMVTLLFFLSLIVFFENPFRRLWMTSLGEQVTSMLQPAGTMPLIPADGRGLNPLLRHPGMIIHPPMLYLGFVSFVIPYAFAIAALITGRSDDRWIRITRRWTLVAWLFLSLGLVLGARWAYDVLGWGGYWGWDPVEIAAFMPWLTGTAFLHSVMVQEKRGMFKQWNVILIVLTYILVILGTFLTRSGVLSSVHAFAQSAIGPMFFVFIGIMFIGSGTLLISRWNDLRGENEIPSWFSREVLFLLNNFLFIVIAAVCLLGVLFPIASELFTGMKVTVGPPWYERITAPLWIALLILMGIAPLSAYGRHSARALGRSIWVPLSLSLVVPIILAVRGMRNFAAYAGAWSLAFVVAVTLYEFWRAARARQRRHSENILRSLLNLFRRNRRRYGGYVIHLGVVLMAMGIIGIEMFQSETQATLAVGESLNMDRYSLRYDSLTQFQVPGRQQVTRAVVSVFQDGKFVGELYPRQDFFPDAQQSMTIPGLRSMMDADLYVLLVGWESIGLEAATFKVYLNPLVNFLWLGAVVFILGTAIAAWPEKDEEFLPRKTAARMAAAGI from the coding sequence TTGATTGCGGATATCGGCTACATTTCTCTCATCATCGCATTATTCACGGCGCTCTACAGTGCCGTTGCAGCTGTGTATGGTGCGCGGCGTGATGAGCCGAGATTCATTGAGAGCGCTCGCCATGCCATGCTGCTTACCTGGCCGCTGCTCAGCCTCTCGACGGTGGCGCTAGTCTGGCTGCTCGTCGATGGACAGTTCCAGATTCAATATGTGGCATCCGTGACGAGCAATTCCATGCCTACCTACCTCAAAATAACGGCATTATGGGGTGGGCAGGAGGGATCTCTGCTGTTTTGGGCCTGGCTGATGTCCGCGTTCGCCTTTGCGGTCTCTGTGCGCAAATGGGACCGGGACCGGGAGTTCCTGCCTTGGGTCGTGTTCGTGGCTATGGTCACGCTGCTGTTCTTCCTCTCCCTGATCGTGTTCTTCGAAAACCCGTTTCGCCGATTATGGATGACGTCCCTCGGTGAGCAGGTGACGTCCATGCTGCAGCCCGCGGGTACGATGCCTCTGATCCCCGCCGATGGACGCGGGTTGAACCCGCTGCTGCGGCATCCGGGTATGATCATCCATCCTCCCATGCTGTACTTGGGTTTCGTCTCGTTCGTCATTCCGTATGCGTTCGCCATTGCTGCGCTGATCACGGGGCGCAGCGACGATCGTTGGATCCGCATCACACGCCGCTGGACGCTTGTCGCCTGGCTTTTCCTTTCCCTGGGTCTGGTGCTGGGCGCCCGCTGGGCGTACGACGTCCTTGGCTGGGGCGGTTACTGGGGTTGGGATCCGGTAGAAATTGCGGCTTTCATGCCCTGGCTTACAGGAACGGCTTTCCTTCACTCGGTCATGGTGCAGGAGAAGCGCGGTATGTTCAAACAGTGGAACGTGATCTTGATCGTGCTGACCTACATCCTGGTCATCCTGGGCACTTTCCTGACCCGCTCCGGTGTGCTCTCGTCGGTTCATGCGTTTGCGCAGTCGGCGATCGGACCGATGTTTTTCGTTTTCATCGGGATAATGTTCATCGGTTCGGGGACTCTGTTGATCTCACGTTGGAACGATCTCAGAGGGGAAAACGAGATCCCATCCTGGTTCTCACGTGAGGTTTTATTTCTGCTGAATAATTTTCTCTTCATCGTGATCGCCGCGGTTTGCCTTCTGGGGGTGTTGTTCCCCATCGCCTCCGAGCTGTTCACGGGAATGAAGGTCACCGTCGGGCCGCCGTGGTACGAACGCATCACGGCGCCGCTGTGGATCGCGCTCTTGATCTTGATGGGCATTGCGCCGCTTTCCGCATACGGCCGTCATTCTGCCAGGGCACTGGGACGATCGATCTGGGTTCCGCTGTCCTTATCGCTCGTGGTTCCCATAATATTGGCCGTTCGCGGGATGCGCAATTTTGCTGCATATGCGGGCGCCTGGTCGCTTGCCTTTGTCGTCGCCGTTACTTTGTACGAGTTCTGGCGGGCTGCCCGGGCGAGGCAACGGCGGCACAGCGAAAACATCTTGCGCAGTCTGCTGAACCTCTTCCGCCGAAATCGGCGCCGCTACGGCGGTTACGTCATTCACCTCGGAGTCGTGCTCATGGCGATGGGGATCATCGGCATCGAGATGTTCCAATCGGAGACACAAGCGACGTTGGCCGTAGGGGAAAGCCTAAACATGGACCGCTATTCGCTGCGCTACGATTCGCTGACGCAGTTCCAGGTCCCCGGAAGGCAGCAGGTCACACGCGCGGTCGTTTCCGTTTTTCAGGACGGGAAGTTCGTCGGCGAACTGTATCCGCGGCAGGATTTCTTCCCCGACGCACAACAATCGATGACCATTCCGGGGCTGCGTTCGATGATGGATGCAGACCTGTATGTACTGCTGGTCGGCTGGGAGTCGATTGGACTCGAAGCCGCCACGTTCAAGGTTTACCTCAACCCATTGGTGAATTTCCTTTGGTTGGGAGCGGTGGTGTTCATCCTGGGAACCGCCATCGCCGCATGGCCGGAAAAGGATGAAGAATTCCTGCCGCGCAAGACTGCAGCGCGTATGGCTGCGGCGGGTATTTGA
- a CDS encoding zinc ribbon domain-containing protein — MDLVAILIGTAIAISAGAFILRPLTEDRPGGYREEDRELSSMRAEQDRILDLIEDLEMDHAIGKVLDEDYQMQYSRLMQQGAENIKMMDELRADTAIAAEETQKMHSLEDELEASVAKFRTTQPQPGQEFCGQCGAKILVGDRFCVVCGAKLSAQEDRA, encoded by the coding sequence ATGGATCTTGTCGCCATATTGATAGGTACGGCCATCGCGATATCCGCGGGGGCGTTCATCCTGCGCCCGCTCACTGAAGACCGCCCCGGGGGATACCGAGAAGAGGATCGAGAACTCTCGTCGATGCGGGCCGAACAAGATCGTATCCTGGACCTGATCGAGGATTTGGAGATGGATCATGCCATCGGAAAGGTCCTCGATGAGGACTATCAAATGCAGTATTCCCGCCTGATGCAGCAGGGAGCCGAAAATATAAAGATGATGGATGAATTGCGGGCGGATACTGCAATCGCGGCTGAAGAAACGCAGAAAATGCACAGCCTCGAGGACGAACTCGAAGCCTCCGTAGCCAAATTTCGCACTACGCAGCCGCAGCCGGGACAGGAGTTCTGCGGTCAGTGTGGAGCGAAGATCCTTGTCGGGGATCGATTCTGCGTCGTCTGTGGCGCGAAGCTCTCTGCGCAGGAGGACCGAGCTTGA
- a CDS encoding FumA C-terminus/TtdB family hydratase beta subunit, protein MIALDIPIDDGAIRDLRVGDSVSLSGVMITGRDAVHKWMVETFITRTRVAQGDDQQVYAAIKPILDGGAVYHCGPVVAGLDSGDHRFVAAGPTTSIREEPYQADVMRHFNLKAVIGKGGMGENTLAACRDVPGVYLHAIGGAASLIAQSVRRVRGVYKMEFGVPEAIWVIEVQDFPAVVTMDAHGSSLHTEVAARSKAVLEELLGVD, encoded by the coding sequence ATGATTGCGTTAGACATCCCCATCGATGACGGCGCCATACGTGACCTCCGCGTCGGAGATTCGGTCTCGCTCTCCGGCGTCATGATCACGGGCCGCGACGCGGTTCATAAATGGATGGTCGAGACGTTCATCACCCGGACCCGGGTAGCACAAGGCGACGATCAGCAGGTCTATGCGGCCATCAAGCCCATTTTGGATGGTGGCGCCGTCTACCACTGCGGACCGGTCGTCGCCGGGCTGGATTCGGGGGACCATCGATTCGTCGCGGCCGGCCCGACGACCAGCATTCGCGAGGAGCCTTACCAGGCTGACGTCATGCGCCATTTCAACCTGAAAGCGGTCATCGGCAAGGGCGGCATGGGAGAAAACACCCTCGCGGCCTGCCGGGACGTGCCGGGCGTGTACCTGCACGCCATCGGTGGGGCAGCATCGCTGATCGCCCAATCGGTTCGCCGCGTGCGCGGCGTGTACAAAATGGAATTCGGCGTCCCGGAAGCGATCTGGGTGATCGAAGTGCAGGATTTTCCGGCCGTGGTGACGATGGACGCACACGGCAGCAGCCTGCACACCGAGGTCGCGGCACGATCGAAGGCGGTGTTGGAGGAACTACTCGGCGTTGATTAA